CGCCGACGCGCGTCCAGGGTGCCGAGGCGCCGGCCGAGATCGTCGCCGCCCTCACGGCCATTGCCCGAGCCGCGGTCGACGTCGTCCTCGTCGTGCGCGGCGGCGGCAGCATCGAGGATCTCTGGGCGTTCAACGACGAGGCCGTCGCCCGAGCGATCGCCGCCTGTCCTGTGCCAACGGTGTCCGGCGTCGGCCACGAGACCGACTTCACGATCGCCGACTTCGTCGCCGACCTGCGCATGCCGACCCCGACCGCCGCCGCCGAGCGCGTCACGCCCGACGCGGCCGATCTCCGCCAGGCCGTCGACGATCTGACGGATCGTCTCGCCCGCCAGCTTGGGTGGCGGCAGGACACGGCCGGCAGCGGCCTGGCATCCTTGACCCACCGACTCGCGCTTGTCTCGCCCGCGCGCACCGTCGCCGATCGCCATGCCCGCGTCGACGCGAACCGTGCCCGTCTGAAGCGCGCCCTCGCCGGCCGCCTCACCGTCGCCAACGCCCACCTTGATGGCCACCGCCAGCGGCTCGAGGCGCTGAGCCCGACCGCCATCCTCCGCCGCGGCTTCGCGCACGTCACGCACATCTCCGACGGCCGAACCGTTCGGCGCCCGTCCGACGTCAAGGGCGGCGACGGGCTGCGAATCCGCCTCGCCGACGGCGACGTGCGCGCCGTCGTCCAAGGTCAGACCCGCCTGTTCGAGTAGCCGCGCAGCACCGCGACCCGCTGGTGCCGTCGGGTGCCCGCTCCGCATCGTGTCAGCCTTCGAATCCTGTCCGCCCAGATCCGCTCCAAGGAGACCGTCGATGGACCGCCGATTCAACCCCACGCACGTCGCTCGCCACCCCGACGTGGCGGCCGCCCCCGAATCGGCGACCGAAGACGTGGCCGCGCTCGGCTTTGAAGACGCGTTCGCCCGGCTCGAGACCACCGTCCAACAGCTCGAGAACGGCGATCTGCCGCTGGAGCAGGCCGTCGCAGCGTACGAGCGCGGCCTGGTACTTGCCCAGCGGTGCGCGTTGTTGCTCGAGCAGGTCGAGCTGAAGATCCGCCAGGTGGATGCGTCGGGGAACGATGTGGGGGCGGTGAACCTGTAGGGGCACCCCCGGCCCGTACCGCCCCAGGAAGTGCACCCGCGCCGAATACGGCAAGTACGCCGGACGCAACGGACGCGGCGTGCGCGTCGGCGTCGACGTCGGGCCGACCGGCGTCGCGGTTGCCGGCTCAGGCGTCGGTGTCGGGCCGGTGGGCGATGCGGTCGGCGTCGGGCCGGTGGGCGATGCGGTCGGCGTGGCGCTGGCTCGCGGGGTCGGGCTGGCGGGGGGCACGCCGGGCAGCGTGGCGCTCCAGCCCCAGGCCATGACGAGCGCGTTCGCGAACGGCACGCCGTCGATCGTCTGGTTCGGGTTCGCGATGGCCAGATCCGCCACGCCATCGCCGTTGAAGTCGCCCGCCGCCACGGCGCTGCCGAACCCAAGGCCGTTGGCCAAGGCGGACCGCAGCGGCCAGATGTCAGGCGCCACGCCGGCCGCGGCCCGCGGCTCGACGCCGTGCGCCGAGTTCCAGACGGTTGTGACGAGTCCGACGCCCGGCAACCGCCGCCGTTCTTCGCCGGGCGCGCCGATGATCAGATCGGGCAGCGCATCGCCGTCGATGTCGCCGAGCGCCAGCGACGCGCCGAAGCGGTCGCGCGCCTGCGCCTCATCGGGCAGCAGGCCGCTGTCCTGGTGCACGGCAACCGTCCGCGCCGGGTCACGACCCGTCGCGCTGCCGAAGAGCAGCGTCACGTCGCCCGCCTCGCGTGCCTCGGCCACGGTGGCGTTCGGGTCGGGGACGATGAGATCGCCGAAACCATCGCGGTCGATGTCCGCGACGTGGAGGCGTGCGCCCCAATTGTCGGCCCGCAGCGCCTCGTCCGGGACATCCGCATCGCTGCGATCGATCGTCGAGACGGCCATCTCGTCGAACGTCAGCGCGCCGGTCATGTCCTCGCCCATGCTCTTGAAGACGATCAGCTGGCCGGCGCCGCGCGCTCCGTCCACCTCGGCCTCCGGAACGCCAACCACGATGTCGGCAAGGCTGTCGCCGTCGAGGTCCGACAGCGCGACCGAGGCGCCAAAGCCCTCTCGCGTGGTGGGGTCGCCCGGGACCTCGTCGAGTGAGCGGTCGAGCGTGAGCGCGCCGCCGATCGTCGGTCCGGCATCGAGGCGTCCGGCGAGGACGTAGACCCGGCCGGCGCCCGGCCGGCCATTCACGTTCGTGCCCGGCGCGCCGGCGATGAGGTCGTCGATGCCGTCGCCGTTCACGTCGCCGACGGCGAGCACTGCGCCCAACTGCGCGCCGGCGCCAACCGCCGGGCCGAACGGCAGCGGCTGGCTGCGCATCCCGTTCACCGAGCCGTCCCACAGCCAAAGGCCGCCGGCATCGTTGCCGAGCCGGTCGCTGCGCGGGTAGCCGATGACGAGGTCATCGTTGTCATCGCCGTTGAAGTCCCCCACCGCAACCACCGCACCCCACTGGCCGTCCGGCTCGGCCATCGTGGCCGTGGAAAGGCGCCGCGGGAAGTCGCTGCCGCCGAGCGCCACGCCGAGCCAGCCGGCCGCCGCCGCCCGCTGGCTGTCCTGCGGCGCGCCGATCACGAGGTCCATGATGCCGTCGCCGTTCACGTCGCCGCTGGCCATCAGCTGGCCGAAGCCCGTCTGCGACGCGTTCGGTCGGCCGAAGTCGCGGCCGTCGAGGGTTCGGAACGTCAGGCCGGCGGCCCAGACACTCGGCCCGACCCGCGTCACCGCCACGGCGTCGGCACCGTACAACAGCGCGTCGACAAGCGCCACCTCGTCGGCCGGATCGTGCACCGCCACCTGCAGTCCAGCGACCTTGGCGGCCGCGATGTCGGCATTCGTCACGAGTTCGCCAGGCATGGACACCCCATCCGCACCAGCCGCGCGCGCCTGCGCCCAGTCGGCACCGCGGTCGACGCGCAGCCAGCCGTGTGTGCCGGACCGCGCCGCCTTCACCGCCGCCAACGAGGCCGAGCGGTCGCTGACGACCGTCACGTCGATCGATGCCGCGCCCGCCAGCGCCGCGACCACCGCCGCATCCCCGTCAGATCCGGCGTACGCCAGATCCACGATCAGCCGGGCGCCGCCGAGCACACCGACGACATCGGCGAGCCGCGGGACGCGTTCTCCGCTGAATCGGGCATCGAACTTCGTGCCGGCGTCGCATGCCGTAACCTGCGCAGCGGTCTGCGCCGCGACCTCACCCTGGCAGCCCGAGGTGCGATCGAGCGTCGCGTCCCGCAGCAGCACCGCCACGCCGTCGCTCGTCACCCGGGCATCGACCCACACCGCACCAGCTCCCTCGGCCACTGCCTGTCGAACGGCCGCCAGCGTGTTCTCGGGCGCCACGGCGCTCGCCCCCCGCAGCCCCACGATCCGCGCCGCGATCGGCGGACGGGCGCGCTGGCCGGACGCGATGTCGGCGCGACGGACATGCGGCATCGTCGCCAACGTCGCGACAGCGATGATCGTGATCGCTCCACCCCCCATTACCCTGCGCACAGCACCGGCCCATCCGCACACAACAACATCCCATCGTGCTCGCAGCTGCCGCAGATCCCGATCCCGCAGCGCATGTAGGCCTCCCATGACAGCTGACTCGGCACGCCGGCGCTGCCGGCCTGGTCCCGCAGGGCGGCCAGCATGCCGTGCGGCCCGCACGCGTAGAGCGTAGCCGGTCGATCGTCCGCCAGCCAGCGGCCCACGACGTCCGTCACGCGCCCCCGATCGCCCGCGCTGCCGTCCTCCGTCGTGACGGCCACCGTCGCCCCCGCGGCCCGCGTCGCGTCGACGAGCAGCAGCTCGCCGGCCGTCCGCGCGCCGATGACGGTGCGCACGCGGTTGCCCTTGGCCAGCGCTTGGCGGGCGAGCAGCAGGAGCGGCGCGACGCCGTAGCCGCCGCCGACGAGCACGTGGTCGTCGCCGGTCAAAGCGAACGGCGTGCCGAACGGGCCGCGCAGCCACACCGTATCGCCGACGGACAGCCGGTGCAACGCCCGCGTGAACGGCCCGACGGCGGCGATGGCGAACGACACCGGGTCGGTGTCCAGCAGGCTGAACGGCTTCTCGTCCAGTCCGGGCAGCCAGAGCATCGCGAACTGGCCGGGCGCGGCGTCGATCGCCGCGTCGAAGATAAACGTGCGCGTGCGGGCGTTCTCGTCGCGGACGGCGGCCAGGCGCAGCGGTCGGGGCAGCACGGCGCCGTTCATCGGAGGACCGGCCGCTGGTTCGCGGCGGGCGCGTGATCCCCTTGCGGCACCGGCGCCGGCGTCGCCGCCTCCGGCCACGACGGGGCGCGCTGCGTCCGGCCGCGGATGTCGGCGACCGTCAAGTTGCGCTCGTCAAGCCAGCGCACAAGGTCGCGCGCGATCGCACCGAACACGTCCGGACCGGCGCCGTAGACGGCCGAGCCGATGCCGACGGCCGTCGCGCCGGCCGAGAGCATCTCGACGACGTCGACGGCCGAACCGATGCCGCCGGTGCCGATGATGGGCACGCGGACGGCACGGGCGATGACGTCGACCGCGTACAGCGCGACGGGCTTGAGGGCGGCGCCCGAGATGCCGCCGGTCCGGTTCGCCAGGACCGGTCGGCCGCTCTCGGCATCGACGATGAGCCCCGGCATCGTGTTGATCGCACAGATCGCGTCCGCACCGGCGTCGACGACGGCTTGGGCGATGCGGGCGAGGTCGGCGACGTTCGGGGCGAGCTTGACGATGATCGGCATGTCGACGGCGGCGCGAACCGCCGCCGTCACGGCTGACGCGGAGGCGCACGAGGCCGCAAACGGCTCGCCGAACTCGCTGGCGACGTTCGGGCAGCTGATGTTCACCTCGAGGAGGTCGGGCTGGGCGGCGGCGATCGTCGCAG
The nucleotide sequence above comes from Candidatus Avedoeria danica. Encoded proteins:
- the xseA gene encoding exodeoxyribonuclease VII large subunit; this encodes MDALTVSELCLRVKSVLRAEPGLQDIWVEGEVSNARPAASGHWYWTIKDAAGSFKCVMWKAVALNQMTLPADGMAFRFHGKVGLYERGGEVQLDVDFVEPAGQGDLWQAFERLRRQLEAEGLFDEARKRPLPPYPMRIGVVTSPQAAALRDVAQTIQRRWPCATVLVAPTRVQGAEAPAEIVAALTAIARAAVDVVLVVRGGGSIEDLWAFNDEAVARAIAACPVPTVSGVGHETDFTIADFVADLRMPTPTAAAERVTPDAADLRQAVDDLTDRLARQLGWRQDTAGSGLASLTHRLALVSPARTVADRHARVDANRARLKRALAGRLTVANAHLDGHRQRLEALSPTAILRRGFAHVTHISDGRTVRRPSDVKGGDGLRIRLADGDVRAVVQGQTRLFE
- a CDS encoding FG-GAP repeat protein, which codes for MPHVRRADIASGQRARPPIAARIVGLRGASAVAPENTLAAVRQAVAEGAGAVWVDARVTSDGVAVLLRDATLDRTSGCQGEVAAQTAAQVTACDAGTKFDARFSGERVPRLADVVGVLGGARLIVDLAYAGSDGDAAVVAALAGAASIDVTVVSDRSASLAAVKAARSGTHGWLRVDRGADWAQARAAGADGVSMPGELVTNADIAAAKVAGLQVAVHDPADEVALVDALLYGADAVAVTRVGPSVWAAGLTFRTLDGRDFGRPNASQTGFGQLMASGDVNGDGIMDLVIGAPQDSQRAAAAGWLGVALGGSDFPRRLSTATMAEPDGQWGAVVAVGDFNGDDNDDLVIGYPRSDRLGNDAGGLWLWDGSVNGMRSQPLPFGPAVGAGAQLGAVLAVGDVNGDGIDDLIAGAPGTNVNGRPGAGRVYVLAGRLDAGPTIGGALTLDRSLDEVPGDPTTREGFGASVALSDLDGDSLADIVVGVPEAEVDGARGAGQLIVFKSMGEDMTGALTFDEMAVSTIDRSDADVPDEALRADNWGARLHVADIDRDGFGDLIVPDPNATVAEAREAGDVTLLFGSATGRDPARTVAVHQDSGLLPDEAQARDRFGASLALGDIDGDALPDLIIGAPGEERRRLPGVGLVTTVWNSAHGVEPRAAAGVAPDIWPLRSALANGLGFGSAVAAGDFNGDGVADLAIANPNQTIDGVPFANALVMAWGWSATLPGVPPASPTPRASATPTASPTGPTPTASPTGPTPTPEPATATPVGPTSTPTRTPRPLRPAYLPYSARVHFLGRYGPGVPLQVHRPHIVPRRIHLADLQLDLLEQQRAPLGKYQAALVRCDGLLQRQIAVLELLDGGLEPGERVFKAERGHVFGRRFGGGRHVGVASDVRGVESAVHRRSPWSGSGRTGFEG
- a CDS encoding dihydroorotate dehydrogenase electron transfer subunit → MLPRPLRLAAVRDENARTRTFIFDAAIDAAPGQFAMLWLPGLDEKPFSLLDTDPVSFAIAAVGPFTRALHRLSVGDTVWLRGPFGTPFALTGDDHVLVGGGYGVAPLLLLARQALAKGNRVRTVIGARTAGELLLVDATRAAGATVAVTTEDGSAGDRGRVTDVVGRWLADDRPATLYACGPHGMLAALRDQAGSAGVPSQLSWEAYMRCGIGICGSCEHDGMLLCADGPVLCAG
- a CDS encoding dihydroorotate dehydrogenase; the protein is MSDAVRDALPNSDSALEPTVDVTVDLCGVRLPNPLVLASGILGTHASLMHRVALAGAGAITAKSCGPAPRGGHVNPSCVAWDHGLLNAIGLANPGAIDEVALLVATKHLLAPLGVPLIASIFADDVDGFARVAATIAAAQPDLLEVNISCPNVASEFGEPFAASCASASAVTAAVRAAVDMPIIVKLAPNVADLARIAQAVVDAGADAICAINTMPGLIVDAESGRPVLANRTGGISGAALKPVALYAVDVIARAVRVPIIGTGGIGSAVDVVEMLSAGATAVGIGSAVYGAGPDVFGAIARDLVRWLDERNLTVADIRGRTQRAPSWPEAATPAPVPQGDHAPAANQRPVLR